The following proteins are co-located in the Podarcis raffonei isolate rPodRaf1 chromosome 5, rPodRaf1.pri, whole genome shotgun sequence genome:
- the PER2 gene encoding period circadian protein homolog 2 isoform X2 has protein sequence MSDYLEMANAENMDIQMKNEQNLEALQEDIEMNGGSSANDASENYSSGHDSHSNEGEENGKEATMIMESLDCYKSSELPSKSKTQKELIKTLQELKRHLPPDKRIKGKPSILATLKYALGSIKQVRANEEYYQLLMTNESYPCGLDVLSYTVEDVENITTEYIMKNADMFAVAVSLATGKILYISDQAASILHCKKDVFKNAKFVEFLAPQDVSVFYSSTTPYRLPSWTICNGVESTTQECMEEKSFFCRISAGKEEHTSEICYHPFRMTPYLIKVQDEDDQLCCVLLAEKVHSGYEAPRIPSNKRIFTTTHTPSCLFQDVDERAVPLLGYLPQDLIGTPVLVHLHPSDRPLMIAIHKKILQCGGQPFDYSPIRFCTRNGEYITLDTSWSSFINPWSRKISFIIGRHKVRTGPLNEDVFTPQCAEEKILHPSIQEITEQIYRLLLQPVHNSGSSGYGSLGSNGSHEHLMSVASSSDSNGNNNEDTQRIPKPNSSQGICKDGREAKNKEHVFINSRSKLESEKKYAAKSSDLAESATQPAENNAVGMACQRSLAAEELAWGEQPVYSYQQISCLDSVIRYLESCSAGDAVNKSQPSSNAASLNSDMLREKRHDIKTPTESVLSKSHIGPTELEIPEKSNASAVVGAHLTSLTLPGKPESVVSLTSQCSYSSTIVHVGDKKTQPELEIIEDGPSGTEPMESQLIAPQSTTTQKNQEKESFKKLGLTKEVLAVHTQKEEQSFLTKCKEIKKFHIFQYNCSYYFQERPKGHPGNRGVHGPRHGSGVDQSWKKNGKNRKSKPKRQKPHNSSDSTTSGTKPPHRFPRLVPNSTAWSPSDTSQASYPGMPFPTVMSTYPLPVFPPTGTVPPGPEAPLSAFSESQDSGNPCHLPFSQFPNPLMTPVVALVLPNYMYPPMNNGIPQALYPDPPSFPAQPSFSSQAVFTAQPPFTASNTFPPQPFHYNPLAGSEKTTVVESRNEQSRSCTPQSPGPQGQASPPLFQSRCSSPLQLNLLQLEEMPKVAESGAAGTLGSHGTLTDGGVTSKPMTSDDCNRKASSPVGSPMEVQNSDAFSVSSDLLDILLQEDASSGTGSALSGSGVSAAAESLGSVSNGCGMSGSGTGSSETSHTSKYFGSIDSSENNQKTKESELEENEQFIKYVLQDPIWRLMANTDDTVMMTYQIPSRNLETVLEDDKLKLKQMQKFQPKFTEEQKRELLEVHPWIQKGGLPGAVTNSECIYCEENVNSRLYAQDEEEIHKMELNEMNEAIGGE, from the exons ATGAGTGACTATTTGGAAATGGCAAATGCAGAAAACATGGATATTCAAATGAAGAATGAACAGAATTTGGAAGCCCTTCAGGAagatattgaaatgaatggtggaTCCAGTGCAAATGATGCAAGTGAAAATTACTCCAGTGGGCATGATTCACATAGCAATGAGGGTGAAGAAAATGGGAAAGAAGCAACTATGATTATGGAATCTTTAGACTGCTATAAAAG CAGCGAACTACCATCTAAATCTAAAACCCAGAAGGAACTAATAAAAACATTGCAGGAATTAAAAAGGCATCTTCCTCCTGATAAAAGGATCAAAGGCAAACCTAGTATCCTGGCAACCCTGAAGTATGCACTTGGAAGCATTAAGCAAGTTAGAG CCAATGAAGAATATTACCAGTTGTTGATGACTAATGAAAGCTATCCATGTGGCCTTGATGTATTGTCCTATACTGTGGAAGATGTTGAAAACATTACAACAGAATACATCATGAAGAATGCA GATATGTTTGCTGTAGCTGTTTCTTTGGCTACTGGGAAAATTCTGTACATCTCCGATCAGGCTGCCTCTATTCTCCACTGTAAGAAAGATGTATTTAAAAATGCCAAATTTGTGGAGTTTCTGGCACCTCAGGATGTCAGTGTGTTCTACAGCTCTACTACTCCATACAGATTGCCATCCTGGACTATTTGCAATGGAGTTG agTCTACCACCCAGGAGTGCATGGAGGAAAAGTCTTTTTTCTGCCGCATCAG tGCAGGGAAAGAGGAGCATACTAGTGAGATCTGCTACCACCCATTTCGTATGACTCCATACCTTATCAAAGTACAAGATGAAGATGATCAGCTTTGTTGTGTGTTGCTTGCAGAAAAGGTCCACTCTGGTTATGAAG cGCCCAGAATTCCTTCTAATAAAAGGATATTTACAACTACACACACCCCAAGTTGTTTGTTCCAAGATGTAGATGAAAG AGCGGTGCCTTTGTTGGGATACTTGCCTCAGGACTTAATTGGAACTCCTGTCTTAGTACATCTTCATCCAAGTGACAGACCTTTAATGATAGCAATTCACAAAAAAA TTCTTCAGTGTGGTGGACAGCCATTTGATTATTCACCAATCAGGTTCTGCACCAGAAATGGTGAATACATAACTCTGGATACTAGCTGGTCCAGTTTCATCAATCCCTGGAGTCGAAAGATTTCTTTTATAATTGGAAGACACAAAGTTAGAAC TGGTCCGTTGAACGAAGATGTGTTTACACCTCAGTGCGCAGAAGAGAAAATCCTTCACCCTAGCATCCAAGAAATTACAGAGCAAATATATCGGTTATTATTACAG ccTGTACATAATAGTGGCTCTAGTGGCTATGGAAGTTTGGGAAGCAATGGATCACATGAGCACCTAATGAGTGTGGCTTCATCCAGTGACAGCAATGGGAACAATAATGAAGATACCCAGAGGATACCCAAGCCT AACTCTTCTCAAGGTATTTGTAAAGATGGACGTGAGGCCAAAAATAAAGAGCACGTCTTCATCAATTCCAGATCAAAGCTTGAAAGTGAGAAAAAATATGCAG CGAAATCCAGTGACCTCGCGGAAAGTGCTACTCAGCCAGCAGAAAATAATGCTGTTGGAATGGCTTGTCAGAGGAGTTTGGCTGCAGAAGAACTGGCTTGGGGAGAGCAACCTGTTTATTCATATCAGCAGATCAGCTGTTTAGACAGTGTTATCAG GTATTTGGAAAGCTGCAGTGCAGGTGATGCAGTGAATAAATCACAGCCTTCCTCAAACGCTGCTTCACTGAATTCTGATATGCTTAGAGAGAAAAGGCATGACATTAAAACACCCACAG AAAGTGTGCTGTCAAAATCCCACATAGGCCCTACGGAGTTGGAGATACCTGAGAAATCGAATGCTTCTGCTGTTGTTGGTGCTCACTTAACTTCTTTAACTTTGCCTGGCAAGCCAGAGAGCGTTGTATCTTTAACCAGTCAGTGCAGCTACAGCAGCACCATAGTTCATGTTGGAGACAAAAAAACACAGCCTGAACTAG AAATAATAGAAGATGGTCCCAGTGGAACAGAACCCATGGAGAGTCAGCTTATTGCTCCACAATCTACCACCACTCAAAAGAATCAAGAAAAAGAGTCATTTAAGAAATTGGGGCTTACAAAGGAAGTCCTTGCAGTGCATACACAAAAAGAAGAGCAGAGCTTTCTGACCAAATGTAAAGAAATCAAAAAGTTCCATATTTTTCAATATAATTGCAGTTACTACTTTCAAGAAAGACCCAAAGGACATCCTGGTAACCGTG GTGTTCATGGACCACGACATGGCTCTGGAGTAGATCAGTCTTGGAAGAAAAACGGGAAGAACAGGAAATCTAAGCCAAAACGACAGAAGCCACACAATTCTTCAGACAGCACAACTTCTGGTACCAAACCTCCCCACAGGTTTCCCCGGCTTGTCCCAAATAGCACAGCCTGGTCTCCGTCAGATACTTCTCAAGCAAGTTATCCAGGAATGCCTTTTCCTACAGTTATGTCTACATACCCACTTCCAGTTTTTCCACCAACAGGAACTGTGCCACCAGGTCCTGAAGCACCTCTTTCTGCTTTCAGTGAATCGCAGGACTCGGGAAATCCCTGTCACTTGCCATTTTCACAGTTTCCCAACCCTCTGATGACACCAGTGGTAGCACTTGTACTCCCCAACTACATGTATCCTCCAATGAACAATGGGATCCCTCAAGCACTTTATCCTGATCCACCTAGCTTTCCTGCTCAGCCTTCTTTCTCTTCCCAAGCAGTGTTTACAGCACAGCCTCCATTCACTGCCTCAAACACATTCCCACCTCAACCGTTCCACTATAATCCACTGGCAGGGAGTGAAAAGACCACTGTTGTAGAATCTCGAAATGAGCAATCCCGTTCATGCACTCCACAGTCTCCTGGCCCACAAGGTCAAGCCTCACCACCATTGTTCCAGTCCAGGTGCAGTTCTCCTCTACAGTTGAACCTTCTGCAATTAGAAGAAATGCCCAAAGTGGCTGAAAGTGGCGCTGCTGGTACACTAGGAAGCCATGGAACTTTAACTGATGGAGGGGTGACGAGCAAACCCATGACCTCAGATGACTGCAACAGAAAAGCATCTTCCCCT GTTGGATCGCCAATGGAAGTTCAAAATAGTGATGCCTTCTCTGTATCTAGTGATTTACTTGATATTTTACTCCAGGAAGATGCAAGTTCAGGCACTGGGTCTGCTTTGTCAGGAAGTGGTGTTTCAGCAGCTGCTGAGTCCTTAGGCTCAGTTTCAAATGGATGCGGCATGTCAGGCAGTGGAACAG GAAGTAGTGAAACAAGTCATACCAGCAAATATTTTGGGAGCATTGACTCATCAGAAAACAATCAGAAAACAAAGGAATCAGAACTGGAAGAAAATGAGCAGTTCATTAAATATGTCCTCCAGGATCCCATCTGGCGGCTGATGGCAAACACAGATGACACTGTTATGATGACTTACCAGATACCCTCCCG AAACTTAGAAACTGTTTTAGAAGAtgacaaactgaaactgaaacaAATGCAGAAGTTCCAGCCAAAATTTACGGAGGAGCAAAAGAGAGAGCTACTTGAAGTGCATCCATGGATTCAGAAGGGTGGACTACCGGGAGCTGTTACTAATTCG GAGTGTATTTATTGTGAAGAAAATGTTAACAGCAGACTGTATGCACAAGATGAAGAAGAAATCCATAAAATGGAGCTTAATGAAATGAATGAAGCCATTGGGGGGGAATAG
- the PER2 gene encoding period circadian protein homolog 2 isoform X1 — translation MSDYLEMANAENMDIQMKNEQNLEALQEDIEMNGGSSANDASENYSSGHDSHSNEGEENGKEATMIMESLDCYKSSELPSKSKTQKELIKTLQELKRHLPPDKRIKGKPSILATLKYALGSIKQVRANEEYYQLLMTNESYPCGLDVLSYTVEDVENITTEYIMKNADMFAVAVSLATGKILYISDQAASILHCKKDVFKNAKFVEFLAPQDVSVFYSSTTPYRLPSWTICNGVESTTQECMEEKSFFCRISAGKEEHTSEICYHPFRMTPYLIKVQDEDDQLCCVLLAEKVHSGYEAPRIPSNKRIFTTTHTPSCLFQDVDERAVPLLGYLPQDLIGTPVLVHLHPSDRPLMIAIHKKILQCGGQPFDYSPIRFCTRNGEYITLDTSWSSFINPWSRKISFIIGRHKVRTGPLNEDVFTPQCAEEKILHPSIQEITEQIYRLLLQPVHNSGSSGYGSLGSNGSHEHLMSVASSSDSNGNNNEDTQRIPKPNSSQGICKDGREAKNKEHVFINSRSKLESEKKYAAKSSDLAESATQPAENNAVGMACQRSLAAEELAWGEQPVYSYQQISCLDSVIRYLESCSAGDAVNKSQPSSNAASLNSDMLREKRHDIKTPTEESVLSKSHIGPTELEIPEKSNASAVVGAHLTSLTLPGKPESVVSLTSQCSYSSTIVHVGDKKTQPELEIIEDGPSGTEPMESQLIAPQSTTTQKNQEKESFKKLGLTKEVLAVHTQKEEQSFLTKCKEIKKFHIFQYNCSYYFQERPKGHPGNRGVHGPRHGSGVDQSWKKNGKNRKSKPKRQKPHNSSDSTTSGTKPPHRFPRLVPNSTAWSPSDTSQASYPGMPFPTVMSTYPLPVFPPTGTVPPGPEAPLSAFSESQDSGNPCHLPFSQFPNPLMTPVVALVLPNYMYPPMNNGIPQALYPDPPSFPAQPSFSSQAVFTAQPPFTASNTFPPQPFHYNPLAGSEKTTVVESRNEQSRSCTPQSPGPQGQASPPLFQSRCSSPLQLNLLQLEEMPKVAESGAAGTLGSHGTLTDGGVTSKPMTSDDCNRKASSPVGSPMEVQNSDAFSVSSDLLDILLQEDASSGTGSALSGSGVSAAAESLGSVSNGCGMSGSGTGSSETSHTSKYFGSIDSSENNQKTKESELEENEQFIKYVLQDPIWRLMANTDDTVMMTYQIPSRNLETVLEDDKLKLKQMQKFQPKFTEEQKRELLEVHPWIQKGGLPGAVTNSECIYCEENVNSRLYAQDEEEIHKMELNEMNEAIGGE, via the exons ATGAGTGACTATTTGGAAATGGCAAATGCAGAAAACATGGATATTCAAATGAAGAATGAACAGAATTTGGAAGCCCTTCAGGAagatattgaaatgaatggtggaTCCAGTGCAAATGATGCAAGTGAAAATTACTCCAGTGGGCATGATTCACATAGCAATGAGGGTGAAGAAAATGGGAAAGAAGCAACTATGATTATGGAATCTTTAGACTGCTATAAAAG CAGCGAACTACCATCTAAATCTAAAACCCAGAAGGAACTAATAAAAACATTGCAGGAATTAAAAAGGCATCTTCCTCCTGATAAAAGGATCAAAGGCAAACCTAGTATCCTGGCAACCCTGAAGTATGCACTTGGAAGCATTAAGCAAGTTAGAG CCAATGAAGAATATTACCAGTTGTTGATGACTAATGAAAGCTATCCATGTGGCCTTGATGTATTGTCCTATACTGTGGAAGATGTTGAAAACATTACAACAGAATACATCATGAAGAATGCA GATATGTTTGCTGTAGCTGTTTCTTTGGCTACTGGGAAAATTCTGTACATCTCCGATCAGGCTGCCTCTATTCTCCACTGTAAGAAAGATGTATTTAAAAATGCCAAATTTGTGGAGTTTCTGGCACCTCAGGATGTCAGTGTGTTCTACAGCTCTACTACTCCATACAGATTGCCATCCTGGACTATTTGCAATGGAGTTG agTCTACCACCCAGGAGTGCATGGAGGAAAAGTCTTTTTTCTGCCGCATCAG tGCAGGGAAAGAGGAGCATACTAGTGAGATCTGCTACCACCCATTTCGTATGACTCCATACCTTATCAAAGTACAAGATGAAGATGATCAGCTTTGTTGTGTGTTGCTTGCAGAAAAGGTCCACTCTGGTTATGAAG cGCCCAGAATTCCTTCTAATAAAAGGATATTTACAACTACACACACCCCAAGTTGTTTGTTCCAAGATGTAGATGAAAG AGCGGTGCCTTTGTTGGGATACTTGCCTCAGGACTTAATTGGAACTCCTGTCTTAGTACATCTTCATCCAAGTGACAGACCTTTAATGATAGCAATTCACAAAAAAA TTCTTCAGTGTGGTGGACAGCCATTTGATTATTCACCAATCAGGTTCTGCACCAGAAATGGTGAATACATAACTCTGGATACTAGCTGGTCCAGTTTCATCAATCCCTGGAGTCGAAAGATTTCTTTTATAATTGGAAGACACAAAGTTAGAAC TGGTCCGTTGAACGAAGATGTGTTTACACCTCAGTGCGCAGAAGAGAAAATCCTTCACCCTAGCATCCAAGAAATTACAGAGCAAATATATCGGTTATTATTACAG ccTGTACATAATAGTGGCTCTAGTGGCTATGGAAGTTTGGGAAGCAATGGATCACATGAGCACCTAATGAGTGTGGCTTCATCCAGTGACAGCAATGGGAACAATAATGAAGATACCCAGAGGATACCCAAGCCT AACTCTTCTCAAGGTATTTGTAAAGATGGACGTGAGGCCAAAAATAAAGAGCACGTCTTCATCAATTCCAGATCAAAGCTTGAAAGTGAGAAAAAATATGCAG CGAAATCCAGTGACCTCGCGGAAAGTGCTACTCAGCCAGCAGAAAATAATGCTGTTGGAATGGCTTGTCAGAGGAGTTTGGCTGCAGAAGAACTGGCTTGGGGAGAGCAACCTGTTTATTCATATCAGCAGATCAGCTGTTTAGACAGTGTTATCAG GTATTTGGAAAGCTGCAGTGCAGGTGATGCAGTGAATAAATCACAGCCTTCCTCAAACGCTGCTTCACTGAATTCTGATATGCTTAGAGAGAAAAGGCATGACATTAAAACACCCACAG AAGAAAGTGTGCTGTCAAAATCCCACATAGGCCCTACGGAGTTGGAGATACCTGAGAAATCGAATGCTTCTGCTGTTGTTGGTGCTCACTTAACTTCTTTAACTTTGCCTGGCAAGCCAGAGAGCGTTGTATCTTTAACCAGTCAGTGCAGCTACAGCAGCACCATAGTTCATGTTGGAGACAAAAAAACACAGCCTGAACTAG AAATAATAGAAGATGGTCCCAGTGGAACAGAACCCATGGAGAGTCAGCTTATTGCTCCACAATCTACCACCACTCAAAAGAATCAAGAAAAAGAGTCATTTAAGAAATTGGGGCTTACAAAGGAAGTCCTTGCAGTGCATACACAAAAAGAAGAGCAGAGCTTTCTGACCAAATGTAAAGAAATCAAAAAGTTCCATATTTTTCAATATAATTGCAGTTACTACTTTCAAGAAAGACCCAAAGGACATCCTGGTAACCGTG GTGTTCATGGACCACGACATGGCTCTGGAGTAGATCAGTCTTGGAAGAAAAACGGGAAGAACAGGAAATCTAAGCCAAAACGACAGAAGCCACACAATTCTTCAGACAGCACAACTTCTGGTACCAAACCTCCCCACAGGTTTCCCCGGCTTGTCCCAAATAGCACAGCCTGGTCTCCGTCAGATACTTCTCAAGCAAGTTATCCAGGAATGCCTTTTCCTACAGTTATGTCTACATACCCACTTCCAGTTTTTCCACCAACAGGAACTGTGCCACCAGGTCCTGAAGCACCTCTTTCTGCTTTCAGTGAATCGCAGGACTCGGGAAATCCCTGTCACTTGCCATTTTCACAGTTTCCCAACCCTCTGATGACACCAGTGGTAGCACTTGTACTCCCCAACTACATGTATCCTCCAATGAACAATGGGATCCCTCAAGCACTTTATCCTGATCCACCTAGCTTTCCTGCTCAGCCTTCTTTCTCTTCCCAAGCAGTGTTTACAGCACAGCCTCCATTCACTGCCTCAAACACATTCCCACCTCAACCGTTCCACTATAATCCACTGGCAGGGAGTGAAAAGACCACTGTTGTAGAATCTCGAAATGAGCAATCCCGTTCATGCACTCCACAGTCTCCTGGCCCACAAGGTCAAGCCTCACCACCATTGTTCCAGTCCAGGTGCAGTTCTCCTCTACAGTTGAACCTTCTGCAATTAGAAGAAATGCCCAAAGTGGCTGAAAGTGGCGCTGCTGGTACACTAGGAAGCCATGGAACTTTAACTGATGGAGGGGTGACGAGCAAACCCATGACCTCAGATGACTGCAACAGAAAAGCATCTTCCCCT GTTGGATCGCCAATGGAAGTTCAAAATAGTGATGCCTTCTCTGTATCTAGTGATTTACTTGATATTTTACTCCAGGAAGATGCAAGTTCAGGCACTGGGTCTGCTTTGTCAGGAAGTGGTGTTTCAGCAGCTGCTGAGTCCTTAGGCTCAGTTTCAAATGGATGCGGCATGTCAGGCAGTGGAACAG GAAGTAGTGAAACAAGTCATACCAGCAAATATTTTGGGAGCATTGACTCATCAGAAAACAATCAGAAAACAAAGGAATCAGAACTGGAAGAAAATGAGCAGTTCATTAAATATGTCCTCCAGGATCCCATCTGGCGGCTGATGGCAAACACAGATGACACTGTTATGATGACTTACCAGATACCCTCCCG AAACTTAGAAACTGTTTTAGAAGAtgacaaactgaaactgaaacaAATGCAGAAGTTCCAGCCAAAATTTACGGAGGAGCAAAAGAGAGAGCTACTTGAAGTGCATCCATGGATTCAGAAGGGTGGACTACCGGGAGCTGTTACTAATTCG GAGTGTATTTATTGTGAAGAAAATGTTAACAGCAGACTGTATGCACAAGATGAAGAAGAAATCCATAAAATGGAGCTTAATGAAATGAATGAAGCCATTGGGGGGGAATAG